The following coding sequences lie in one Monomorium pharaonis isolate MP-MQ-018 chromosome 1, ASM1337386v2, whole genome shotgun sequence genomic window:
- the LOC105831764 gene encoding mitochondrial substrate carrier family protein U, whose amino-acid sequence MVYTNLSGTMIKGPFQEIKKDKGKHISRQQQQQQQQQQQQQQQQQQYRQQQLSRKNDKYGSWGPIFKNKENFIDMHIC is encoded by the exons ATGGTTTATACCAACCTAAGTGGCACCATGATTAAAGGACCTTTTCAGGAAAttaa GAAAGACAAGGGAAAACATATATCCagacaacaacaacaacaacaacaacaacaacaacagcagcagcagcagcagcagcagtatCGTCAGCAACAATTATCAcgaaaaaatgacaaatatgGTTCTTGGGGACCgatctttaaaaacaaagaaaattttatcgatatgcATATATGTTAA